Below is a genomic region from Blastocatellia bacterium.
TTGCGCGACTCTACAAATTCAACGATGTCCGCGTTGAGGAGATGCCTATCCCTGACGTTGGCCCTGGCGATGCGCTGGTGCGCACCACAGCATGTGGTATTTGCTCCGGCGATGTGCTTGATTGGTACATCGAAAAGAAAGCGCCGCTGGTGCTTGGTCATGAGCCAGTCGGTGTGATCGTCGCCGTAGGGCCCAACGTGAAGGATTTTGCCGTTGGCGATCGTGTGTTCGTACACCACCATGCGCCGTGCACAACCTGCCGCTACTGTCGCCGAGGCTCCTACAGCATGTGCGCGACGTGGCGCCGGTCGAACATTGTGCCCGGCGGCATTGCCGAGTTTTTCCTCGTTCCCGAGCACAATCTGCAACAGGACACGCTCAAGCTGCCGGCCAACGTCCATGATGAAGATGGCGTATTGATTGAACCGACGGCCTGCGTCGTCAAGTCACTTCGCCGGGCCGGTCTTCAAACTGGAGATGTGGTGCTCATCATTGGATTAGGTGTGATGGGGTTGTTGCATGTGCTGCTGGCGCGAGAGTACGGAGCAGGGACGATCATCGGCGCCGATTTAGTCGCGTCCCGTTGCCAGCGGGCGTTGCAGTTGGGCGCTGATTACGTGGTCAACGTGTCGCGGGAAAATCTGATCGAATGGGTTCACATGATCACCGAAGGCATCATGGCTGACGTGGTGATTGTTGGGCCGGGCAGCCTGCAAGCGATGCAAACCGGCCTAGCCTGCGCAGGGAAGGGCAGCACCGTGTTGCTTTTCACGCCGGCTGCGCCGCAGCAGATGCTGGCCGTCGAACCATACAAGCTCTACATGGACGAAATCAGTTTGGTCGCCAGTTATTCTTGTGGCCCTGACGATACTCGTGAAGCGTTGGCGCTTGTGCAGAAAGGCGTGGTGAGAGCCGAAAAGCTTGTGACCCATCGGTTCACCATCGAAGAGACGCCGCTGGCCTACCGGGCTATGGCCGCTGCGCAAGAGACGATTAAAGCGATCATCACCTTCCCGAACGCGCGTCAGGCCGGGACCTCAGGCTAAGTAACGTGACAAAAGTTCGGGGCGTTTTTGGGGTGCTGCGACCTGTCGCAGCTTTGGCTGCGAAAGCAGTGACACGTCACCGCACTCCAAAACTGCCCCCAAAATGTCCCAGGACTTTTGTCCGCCCACTTAGGAATTCGCGTTGAAGCGGGCTGAGTTTACTCTTTACCAACAAGATTCTCCTTGTGCCACTGGCTCAACAGGAACTCCCAGAATAGCGTCGCCGCCCAAGATAACGACACAGGTCAGGCCACCTTCGCCACACTTCTTCCGGCGAAGTGAACGCCCAGACATCCGTGTCGCGAGCTTCACCGAGCAGCTTAGCCAACAACCGGGTTCGCTCGGCAGGCGATGCTGTCTTCAATTGCTGCCTGAACTCCGCTACCGTCATCGGCCCGTCTCACTGGAAATAGGGGATAGCCGATGGATCATTGAGATTGGTTGAAAGAGAAACGCTCACCTGAGCCTCCACTGAAGACACATGATCGCAAAGCGCGAGGATACGACTTTGCCATGCCCTTAGCAAGCCGGTAGCCGTTTCGACAGTGGTGAGTGAAAAGATGGAGTCGCTTCCCCAGAAAGCCCTGGCAGTGCGCGCCTCTGGCGTGGTTGTTGTTTACTTGAAGCGGATGGTCCCAGGTCTTCATCGTTCGTGGTGTGCTGCTCATGGACGTTCCCCTGTGTTTGTCGAGCTAGTCAAAAGATTTGTTGACAAAAAAAAAGACGGACAGCGATATGTTAGTGCGCGTAAACACACATCGCTCCATGCAGAATTAGAAGCAAGATTGTGTAGGAGAAGCGTACGGATCAAGGGACATTCGAAGCTGTACAGGGCATTTTGGCTGATCTGGATGCACAGATTCAGCACATTGGGGATAAGACCCGCGAAGGCCTCACTCGTGGCGCGATTCAGTCGAGCGATCCTCATGTTGCCACACGTGTCGAGGGTTTGGTTAGACGCTCCCGCCAGCAGCTTGGCCAACTACGCGCTGAGTTCCTTCGGACCCGGTCGCCTGATTCGGTCATTCCAGCAGCGATGGAGCTGTTCCAAGAGTTTGGGCGGGAATTTGAACTGTTGGACTTGCAGGTTGATGAAGCTATTACTGAACGTGATCTCGATGAATTGTCAGGATGCGCGAAGCGTCGTGCAACAGCCTTCCGGCCCCAGGATCTCCACCACCGATTTCTACCAACTCGGAACCTCCTTCAATGCGCGACGGGTTTCTTTGAGCGCCGACCTGTTCCTCATTGATCGCTCGAATGAGCAAGTCTATATTCCCGATGACGGAAGCATCGAATTCCAAGGGCCGAGCCGGGCGTATGGAGTTGAGGCGAAAACGTCTATCCAAATCACGCGCCACCTGGCCTTCAACGCCGGGCTAACCCGCGTCGGGAATGCCTTCTTCCGGGGCACGTCGCCACGAGTCTATGTGGACAGTGCGCCGCACGTTGTCTCCAATGCTGCCTTGACGCTCAGTGACTGGCATGGCTTCAGCGGCTCACTGCGATTTCGTTACATCAATAGCTACCGATTGGACGGCGAAGATCCCGGCATTCGCGCTTCTGGTCTCAGCGTGCTGGACTTCAGTTTGGTCAAGCGAATCCGGCGCTGGCTGGATGTCAACCTGGCGGTGGATAATCTCACGGACAAAGTTTACTACGAGATGCAGAATTATTTCGAATCGCGGCTACGACCCGGCGATCCGATCATAGCGCGGATTCATGGCACGCCCGGCTACCCGATCACGGTGACGGTTGGATTGACCTTCCGCTTGTTCGCCAAGGATTAGCCCGGAGGTCCTTGTTTAACGTCCCTGGGAGCGCCTGCTTCCAGCGGGCCCATTCCTGGCCACGCCAGGCCGGTTCGGGTACCCGCGCTCCCAGGAAAGGCCATTCTTCTTCTGCCCTCACACCGAGCCTGGTCAGAACCCCTGATGAGTCACCGAAGCTGATCATCGAAGAGAACGATCAGGTGGAGGAGGTCAGCAGCTATTACTTCCGGGTGGAAAGACGATGAGGCGATGGGTCGCGTGGGCTGGTGGCGCTCAACCTCAGCTTGAACGCTGTTACACTAACTCGCATTTCAAAAGTAAGAGTGGTCTTCAGATCGCGATAAATCGGCCTCTGGCAGGGGCCTCCTACATTCTTGGTGAATTGCACATTGGTATGAGCGCGGCGAGCCAACGCGGCGCCGGTGGTCGGATCGTCGCTGGTTACAGAAGCGCGATGTGCCATGCTATAATGCTGGCCAGAGGAAAATGTATGGTAACGACGACGAAGTCCCGCAGGCTGGATCAACCGACGATGACGTTGGAGCCTGATCCGGTCATTGAGGCGTACAAAAAGGACGTGGACCGTACCCTCATTCGGGAGAATCTCAAGCTCTCGGTGCAGCAACGCATCGAGAATTTGATGAAGCTGCAGGAGTTTGTCGAGGAACTGCGGCGCGCCGGCCGGAAATTGAAAGAGCCATGATCACTGAGTTTGATCAACTGATCCCACGGCTGGTAACAGCCCAGGTTGAGTTTATTATTGTGGGTGGCGCCGCGGCGGCGGTTCACGGCTCCGCCCGCGCCACTGAGGATTTGGATATCGTGTATCGGCGGACTCCAGAGAATGTATCGCGCTTGGTTGACGCGCTGGCTCCGCTGCAGCCGTATCTGCGTGGCGCGCCTCCCGGATTGCCGTTCCGGTGGGAGGAGCGGACCATCTGGAATGGTCTGAACTTCACCCTCGTCACCTCGCTGGGAGCAATTGATTTACTCGGCGAGATTACCGGCGGCGGCGGTTATGAGGATCTGCTCCCGGACTCGGAGCGGATCCGACTGTTTGGCGTTGAGTGTTTGTGCCTCGGCCTGGAACGTCTCATTCAGGTTAAGCGGGCCGCCGGTCGTCCGAGAGACTTGGAAGTCATCGCCGAGTTGGAAGCGATTTTAGAAGAGCGAGCCCATGATGCCTAACCTGGATCAGCTCCCACCTTCTGGCGCCTGTCTCAGTAACCAGATCGACCGGGTTCCCTATTGAATGGTCGCGGATGGCGATGCGTTGGTTCACGGCGACGTTATTCTCCACGACCACCGTGCCATCGGGAAAGCGCGCTCGAACGGTCGCCGTCGCTCATCGTCTTCTGGAGCCCGGTCCAATCCGTGGATGACACGGATTTTCGCGGATCAAAAAAACAATTCTTCATATAGACCCTACCGCCTTCCTGAGCATGGTAAAGGACTTCCCTTGGTGTTTAATGAGTCCTACCTCCTGAATAGAGCAATATGCCCATAGGAGCTTTCTCGTCAGTTCTGCCAGGGCGTTCACTGCCTGGTGCGGAACACGCCTCTGCCACCGGTTCCGGCAAAAAGCCGACCTGAGCGATTCAGCGCCAGAGCGTGGATAGAAACTCCCGGCAAGCCGGCGCTGGAATCGCCCCAGGCGTTGCTGTTGGCGCGCAGGTGGTAGACGCCGCCGGACAAGGACAATCCAGCAAACACATCAGCCGCCCTGTTCACCGCCAGCGCAAGGATAAAGAAAAACCCAGGCGGAGGCGTCAGGCCGGTATTGACCGGCTGCCAACTGTTCCCATTATTGCGGGAACGGAAGATGCCACCGTGTGTCCCGGCAAAGATGTCGCCAGTGAATTTGACGACGAAAGCGCTGACATTCAGATTCGTCAGGCCGGTATTGACCGGCTGCCACGTCTGCCCATTATCCCTCGAGCGAAATACCCCGCCGCCAACTGTTCCGGCAAACACATCTCCGGCAGCGTTCACCGCCAACGCATGGAGATCGACACTGGTCAGGCCGTGTGAATGGCGGTCCAGGAGTCACCATCATCGGTGGAGCGGAACACGCCGCCATTCGTCCCAGCAAATATATCCCCACCAGCATTCACTGTCAGTGCCCGGACATGCCCGCCCCACGGCCCGTTGGTTGGCTCCCAAGTAATCACCCCTTGCGAGAACCCCTCGATGTGCAGGGTTGCCGCAACTAAAACTGTCACCATAGTTACAACAAAAATCTTGCTCCAATGGTTTGTCAGCCTTTTCACTTTCGCCTCCTTGCTGGAGGGTGGCAAATTTTTGGAGAAATTGGCCACCCCGGATGTCACTTGCCGATGGTCGCCGTCCCTCCGTGAGCGAACACTGTCAGCCTCTTGGCGAACGTCAGCGTTTCGGGATAGGAGCCACCTTTGATCTTGATCCGCGCTCCATCCCAGGCCAAGCTGTTGGCCTCGCCGACCGTGTTGAACGGCTTATTGGATTCGCCTGTCTCCGGACCAAATAAGTTGGTGCGATCCACGTGGATGGTGCCGCCCATCTTGAGCCAGCGTTGAATGATCGGAAACGTCGTCTCGAACTCGCCGTAGAAGATTTTGAATTCGTCTCTGTTGTCGCAATTGATATTCTCATCACCACAATCGGCCGGATCAGGGCAGCAGGGCCCGTACAGTTGCCCGGCCAGTTGTCCAGCGCTGTTGAAGACACCTGAACCGCTCGATCCGCTTTGGGTGAGTCCTTTGTCCATGTCGTAGAAGTCGTAATCAGACGGGTCTGCACAGAAAGTGCAGCCGCCGCAGACACCGACGGGACTCACAAAAACGGCTCGCTTCCAGCTCCCAGCGGGATGGTGAATACCGTGAGCCGTTTCGGGATGGCCAGTCGTCCAGCCGGCCAGCCCGACGCCCGGAGGCAGGGTCCCATTGAGGCGGATGAAGGTCATGTCGTTGCCGCCGTCATCGGGGTTGGATTCGAGCAGCTTGCCACCGGTGTTGCGCGGTAGTGACATGTAATTGGGAAGCGATCCCCCGCACGAGTTACGTTGCCAGAACCATACAACCTCCAGCGTGTTGGTGACGGCCTGTGTGCTGATACAATGGTACGCCGTGAGGAAGTATGGCACAAATGTCTCGTCGTCAAGGTCATTAAGAAGCGTACCGGTGCAGACAACTCCTTGACCACCCGCTATGAAATTCATCTGCCCCGTTGCGTCACGCGCAAATGGATTGACAGACTCACACATCACGTCGAGGTGGCAGGATAGTTGTTGGGGTGCCGCCACTCCTGCTTGGCCTTGAACCAACCCTGCCGGGTCCTTGTCAAAGTGCAGGATTTCAGCCACCTCAAGTTGTGGCTCATCGGTTCCGGACACTTCGATGAACGCCGTATCGCCAGGCAGCGAGGCAGTCCAGAACTCACCGGTCCCGTCCGATCCCTTTCCAGTGAACGGGCCACGCACGATCAGGCCGTCTGCATCACGGGCGTAGACGATAACTGACCCTTCACCCACATCAAAGTTCGTGAAGTGAAGGCGGAGACCGAACGCGCCAGGAGACCGGATGGCCAACGTCCACAGGTTGCCTCCGTTGGGTAATGCATTCCGCAGCGCGGAATTCTTGATCAAGAGCGGAACTGCGCCGATGGATCGAACCAGACCCACGCGGAGTGGGCCTGGACGTACATGGGCATACTTCTTGGCCGCCGCTTGGTCCGCCGCGGCAATCTGTTCTGGACTCACCGGACCCAGGTCATAGACATTGCGCCCTTCCTGGAACGCGTCGGCCAAGTGGAGACTGATCGGCGCGGGCGCCTGTTTCGCCGCCGCCTGCACATCCATAGGAACTCGCTCAGGAAACGCTTCATGAGTGACCTTCTCAGTTTTCTGCGCCCACGCATCGGTGACCAGAACCAGGACCAGGACCAGGAAAGTCATGGGTATATTCATGCCAAATGTGTCTTTCTTCCAAATGTTCATAGCCATCGTTCCTCCTTTGCTCCATTCCTTAATACGCTGAATGCTGAACGCTGAATAATGAACGGATTCAGGCATCTGTTTTTCATTCATCATTCTGCATTCATCGTTACTGGAGCGACACCAGGACCAGCACCAGCCCTTTGCCGCGCTTCAGCTCCGTCATCGCCTTGCCGATGATCGCACCCTGAGCCTTTTTGTGATTGGTGACCTTCATGGCGTGACCCGGCGTGTCGGAGGTGGTCAGCAGATTGCCGGGTTCGATTGCGCCATAAGATGCATCGGCCCAGCAGTAGACCCGACCCGTCAGCGACACGGGCAGCGAGCCGTCGGCCACTGTGCCTTCCTGCTTCAGGGTCAGACCGGGATTGATCCCGTTGGCCCCGCTGATAATGCCAGCGACGGTGCGGTCGTAGGCTTTGTCGGCGAGCCGCAGGCGTCCGGGTTGCTCTGGATCAATGGCGACGACCATGCCAGGCTCGATGGTCTCGGCCCGGCTGACTTCGAATGGCTCGGCCAGGTCGCTGCCGCCAGTGATTTGGAGCACGGAGACGGTGACGTTGCCGCTGGAATCAATGCGCATCCGCTCAGCCCCGTTCGTCCTGAACGTCATCTCATTGGTCGTGCCTAGATAGGCGATCTGTCCGGGTACCGCATCGGCTGACGTAAGGAAATTGATGGCGCCCAGAAAGGTTGGGGATGAGGCATTGTTTTTGAGTTCGAGCACCGAGCCAA
It encodes:
- a CDS encoding TonB-dependent receptor, which translates into the protein MKLLLNVISMNCQDARSVVQQPSGPRISTTDFYQLGTSFNARRVSLSADLFLIDRSNEQVYIPDDGSIEFQGPSRAYGVEAKTSIQITRHLAFNAGLTRVGNAFFRGTSPRVYVDSAPHVVSNAALTLSDWHGFSGSLRFRYINSYRLDGEDPGIRASGLSVLDFSLVKRIRRWLDVNLAVDNLTDKVYYEMQNYFESRLRPGDPIIARIHGTPGYPITVTVGLTFRLFAKD
- a CDS encoding alcohol dehydrogenase catalytic domain-containing protein, with the protein product MKVARLYKFNDVRVEEMPIPDVGPGDALVRTTACGICSGDVLDWYIEKKAPLVLGHEPVGVIVAVGPNVKDFAVGDRVFVHHHAPCTTCRYCRRGSYSMCATWRRSNIVPGGIAEFFLVPEHNLQQDTLKLPANVHDEDGVLIEPTACVVKSLRRAGLQTGDVVLIIGLGVMGLLHVLLAREYGAGTIIGADLVASRCQRALQLGADYVVNVSRENLIEWVHMITEGIMADVVIVGPGSLQAMQTGLACAGKGSTVLLFTPAAPQQMLAVEPYKLYMDEISLVASYSCGPDDTREALALVQKGVVRAEKLVTHRFTIEETPLAYRAMAAAQETIKAIITFPNARQAGTSG